One window of the Crassostrea angulata isolate pt1a10 unplaced genomic scaffold, ASM2561291v2 HiC_scaffold_127, whole genome shotgun sequence genome contains the following:
- the LOC128169401 gene encoding multiple epidermal growth factor-like domains protein 10 isoform X3: MYSLCLCFGLFVFSSAYVNIALNKSASQTNPKIGELYDASNAVDGRKTNLTLKGGQCASSKEKMETATWWVNLSSISSIHHITIYYRTNNKPWPSSRHKLPSSFLGFSLYVSNTTEISEGRLCFKDNHYTVTTIPPVFTVVCPMHGQYVIYYNERLKGVTYSSGYNSEALIKLCEVEVYGCPATGYYGFNCSIPCPDVNCQYCHIRTGTCQGCKPGYRGHRCEMSCGKGLYGDGCLEACGQCRNLTQCLKSNGSCLTGCNAGYQGAICKTHCDKGSYGVNCNSTCGHCRDLNHCFHVDGICLTGCDAGYIGELCEKTCDSGSYGVDCNETCGHCRDLNQCFYINGSCLTGCDNGFQGDKCIHPCEGGLYGVNCNETCGHCKNITQCFNGNGSCLTGCKPGYQEELCKSPCDRGLYGNDCNETCGHCIDIDECFHINGTCLTGCAAGYLGDLCNKLSTITTGVDSWLVLFYGLLFVLAFFGLVIIVGIYALRMISTRKLLLNDQHCNELDERSSNVVATRASGAFFYYYRENDEPVCTYVSRTNPAYEDSL, translated from the exons ATGTATTCACTGTGTTTATGTTTCGgactttttgtattttcaaGTGCATATG TTAACATTGCTTTGAACAAATCAGCATCCCAGACGAACCCGAAGATTGGTGAACTATATGACGCTAGTAACGCTGTAGACGGACGTAAAACAAACCTCACGTTAAAAGGTGGTCAATGTGCTTCATCAAAGGAAAAAATGGAAACCGCCACCTGGTGGGTGAACCTGTCCAGCATCAGTAGCATTCATCACATTACCATCTACTACAGGACAAACAACAAGCCATGGCCCA GTTCACGTCATAAACTTCCGTCGAGTTTTTTGGGTTTTTCGTTATATGTATCCAACACAACAGAAATATCAGAAGGAAGGCTGTGTTTCAAGGACAACCATTATACAGTTACCACAATACCTCCGGTTTTTACTGTCGTATGTCCTATGCATGGACAATATGTCATTTATTACAATGAGCGACTTAAAGGAGTTACATATTCTAGCGGGTATAATTCTGAAGCTCTCATCAAACTCTGTGAAGTTGAAGTTTATG GTTGTCCAGCAACAGGATATTACGGATTTAACTGCTCCATTCCCTGTCCAGATGTCAACTGTCAGTACTGTCACATAAGGACGGGGACCTGTCAAGGATGTAAACCCGGGTATCGAGGTCACAGATGCGAAATGT CTTGTGGCAAAGGATTATATGGTGATGGTTGCCTTGAAGCATGTGGACAATGTCGTAACCTTACGCAGTGCCTAAAATCTAATGGATCATGTTTAACTGGATGCAATGCTGGCTATCAGGGGGCTATTTGCAAAACGC ATTGCGACAAAGGTTCATATGGTGTGAATTGCAACAGTACATGTGGACACTGCCGTGACTTAAACCACTGCTTTCACGTTGATGGGATATGTTTAACTggatgtgatgctggttatATTGGAGAGTTATGTGAAAAAA CTTGTGACAGTGGATCCTATGGTGTTGACTGCAATGAAACATGTGGACACTGTCGTGACCTAAACCAGTGTTTCTACATTAACGGTTCATGTTTAACAGGATGTGATAATGGTTTTCAAGGGGATAAGTGTATCCATC CTTGTGAAGGCGGATTGTATGGTGTAAACTGCAATGAAACTTGTGGCCATTGTAAGAACATAACCCAATGTTTTAATGGCAATGGAAGCTGTTTAACTGGGTGTAAACCCGGGTACCAAGAGGAGTTATGCAAATCAc CTTGTGACAGGGGATTGTACGGCAACGACTGTAACGAGACTTGTGGACATTGCATTGATATAGATGAATGCTTCCATATCAATGGAACGTGCTTAACTGGATGTGCTGCTGGTTATCTGGGGGACTTGTGTAACAAAT TATCAACAATAACAACTGGGGTTGATAGCTGGCTAGTTTTGTTTTACGGTCTCCTTTTTGTCCTCGCCTTTTTCGGCCTTGTCATAATCGTTGGAATATATGCACTACGTATGATATCGACTCG AAAGTTGTTGCTTAATGACCAACATTGCAACGAACTGGATGAAAGGTCTAGCAATGTAGTCGCCACCCGTGCCTCAGGAGCATTTTTCTATTATTACCGAGAGAACGATGAACCAGTTTGCACATATGTCTCAAGAACA AATCCTGCATACGAAGATTCCTTGTGA
- the LOC128169403 gene encoding kunitz-type serine protease inhibitor Bt-KTI-like: MSLAILYFVFVVPASVHAIWFPRITPTPSFSTPAPPNEPCGLAPETGRCKALKPMYYFDASVDMCKSFNYGGCGGNANKFETKGLCEYVCKEHSCLKLGCYRKACTTQTCPNHPKAICFAVCECWSVWILDGEDVSNTCYSNSS; encoded by the exons ATGAGTTTAGCGATCCTTTATTTCGTATTTGTGGTTCCAGCATCG GTACATGCCATTTGGTTTCCCCGCATTACCCCAACTCCTTCATTTTCAACACCAG CTCCCCCAAATGAACCATGTGGACTTGCACCAGAAACAGGACGATGCAAAGCTCTCAAACCCATGTATTATTTCGATGCCAGTGTCGACATGTGTAAATCGTTCAATTATGGTGGTTGTGGTGGCAATGCCAACAAATTTGAAACTAAAGGTCTATGTGAATATGTCTGCAAAGAACACA GCTGTTTGAAACTTGGCTGTTACAGGAAAGCATGTACAACTCAAACCTGTCCTAACCATCCTAAAGCGATTTGCTT CGCCGTTTGTGAATGCTGGTCCGTGTGGATTCTCGATGGAGAAGACGTTTCAAATACATGTTACAGTAACAGCAGCTAG
- the LOC128169401 gene encoding multiple epidermal growth factor-like domains protein 11 isoform X2, with product MYSLCLCFGLFVFSSAYVNIALNKSASQTNPKIGELYDASNAVDGRKTNLTLKGGQCASSKEKMETATWWVNLSSISSIHHITIYYRTNNKPWPSSRHKLPSSFLGFSLYVSNTTEISEGRLCFKDNHYTVTTIPPVFTVVCPMHGQYVIYYNERLKGVTYSSGYNSEALIKLCEVEVYGCPATGYYGFNCSIPCPDVNCQYCHIRTGTCQGCKPGYRGHRCEMSCGKGLYGDGCLEACGQCRNLTQCLKSNGSCLTGCNAGYQGAICKTHCDKGSYGVNCNSTCGHCRDLNHCFHVDGICLTGCDAGYIGELCEKTCDSGSYGVDCNETCGHCRDLNQCFYINGSCLTGCDNGFQGDKCIHPCEGGLYGVNCNETCGHCKNITQCFNGNGSCLTGCKPGYQEELCKSPCDRGLYGNDCNETCGHCIDIDECFHINGTCLTGCAAGYLGDLCNKSCDIGYYGRGCQQKCSIFCKISHDCNPVSGHCNMGCKNGWKGHECLEISTITTGVDSWLVLFYGLLFVLAFFGLVIIVGIYALRMISTRKLLLNDQHCNELDERSSNVVATRASGAFFYYYRENDEPVCTYVSRTV from the exons ATGTATTCACTGTGTTTATGTTTCGgactttttgtattttcaaGTGCATATG TTAACATTGCTTTGAACAAATCAGCATCCCAGACGAACCCGAAGATTGGTGAACTATATGACGCTAGTAACGCTGTAGACGGACGTAAAACAAACCTCACGTTAAAAGGTGGTCAATGTGCTTCATCAAAGGAAAAAATGGAAACCGCCACCTGGTGGGTGAACCTGTCCAGCATCAGTAGCATTCATCACATTACCATCTACTACAGGACAAACAACAAGCCATGGCCCA GTTCACGTCATAAACTTCCGTCGAGTTTTTTGGGTTTTTCGTTATATGTATCCAACACAACAGAAATATCAGAAGGAAGGCTGTGTTTCAAGGACAACCATTATACAGTTACCACAATACCTCCGGTTTTTACTGTCGTATGTCCTATGCATGGACAATATGTCATTTATTACAATGAGCGACTTAAAGGAGTTACATATTCTAGCGGGTATAATTCTGAAGCTCTCATCAAACTCTGTGAAGTTGAAGTTTATG GTTGTCCAGCAACAGGATATTACGGATTTAACTGCTCCATTCCCTGTCCAGATGTCAACTGTCAGTACTGTCACATAAGGACGGGGACCTGTCAAGGATGTAAACCCGGGTATCGAGGTCACAGATGCGAAATGT CTTGTGGCAAAGGATTATATGGTGATGGTTGCCTTGAAGCATGTGGACAATGTCGTAACCTTACGCAGTGCCTAAAATCTAATGGATCATGTTTAACTGGATGCAATGCTGGCTATCAGGGGGCTATTTGCAAAACGC ATTGCGACAAAGGTTCATATGGTGTGAATTGCAACAGTACATGTGGACACTGCCGTGACTTAAACCACTGCTTTCACGTTGATGGGATATGTTTAACTggatgtgatgctggttatATTGGAGAGTTATGTGAAAAAA CTTGTGACAGTGGATCCTATGGTGTTGACTGCAATGAAACATGTGGACACTGTCGTGACCTAAACCAGTGTTTCTACATTAACGGTTCATGTTTAACAGGATGTGATAATGGTTTTCAAGGGGATAAGTGTATCCATC CTTGTGAAGGCGGATTGTATGGTGTAAACTGCAATGAAACTTGTGGCCATTGTAAGAACATAACCCAATGTTTTAATGGCAATGGAAGCTGTTTAACTGGGTGTAAACCCGGGTACCAAGAGGAGTTATGCAAATCAc CTTGTGACAGGGGATTGTACGGCAACGACTGTAACGAGACTTGTGGACATTGCATTGATATAGATGAATGCTTCCATATCAATGGAACGTGCTTAACTGGATGTGCTGCTGGTTATCTGGGGGACTTGTGTAACAAAT catGTGATATCGGATACTACGGAAGAGGGTGTCAACAGAAATGCAgcatattttgcaaaatatcaCATGACTGCAATCCTGTTTCTGGACATTGCAACATGGGATGTAAAAATGGTTGGAAAGGCCATGAATGTTTAGAAa TATCAACAATAACAACTGGGGTTGATAGCTGGCTAGTTTTGTTTTACGGTCTCCTTTTTGTCCTCGCCTTTTTCGGCCTTGTCATAATCGTTGGAATATATGCACTACGTATGATATCGACTCG AAAGTTGTTGCTTAATGACCAACATTGCAACGAACTGGATGAAAGGTCTAGCAATGTAGTCGCCACCCGTGCCTCAGGAGCATTTTTCTATTATTACCGAGAGAACGATGAACCAGTTTGCACATATGTCTCAAGAACAGttt AA
- the LOC128169401 gene encoding multiple epidermal growth factor-like domains protein 11 isoform X1 — MYSLCLCFGLFVFSSAYVNIALNKSASQTNPKIGELYDASNAVDGRKTNLTLKGGQCASSKEKMETATWWVNLSSISSIHHITIYYRTNNKPWPSSRHKLPSSFLGFSLYVSNTTEISEGRLCFKDNHYTVTTIPPVFTVVCPMHGQYVIYYNERLKGVTYSSGYNSEALIKLCEVEVYGCPATGYYGFNCSIPCPDVNCQYCHIRTGTCQGCKPGYRGHRCEMSCGKGLYGDGCLEACGQCRNLTQCLKSNGSCLTGCNAGYQGAICKTHCDKGSYGVNCNSTCGHCRDLNHCFHVDGICLTGCDAGYIGELCEKTCDSGSYGVDCNETCGHCRDLNQCFYINGSCLTGCDNGFQGDKCIHPCEGGLYGVNCNETCGHCKNITQCFNGNGSCLTGCKPGYQEELCKSPCDRGLYGNDCNETCGHCIDIDECFHINGTCLTGCAAGYLGDLCNKSCDIGYYGRGCQQKCSIFCKISHDCNPVSGHCNMGCKNGWKGHECLEISTITTGVDSWLVLFYGLLFVLAFFGLVIIVGIYALRMISTRKLLLNDQHCNELDERSSNVVATRASGAFFYYYRENDEPVCTYVSRTNPAYEDSL; from the exons ATGTATTCACTGTGTTTATGTTTCGgactttttgtattttcaaGTGCATATG TTAACATTGCTTTGAACAAATCAGCATCCCAGACGAACCCGAAGATTGGTGAACTATATGACGCTAGTAACGCTGTAGACGGACGTAAAACAAACCTCACGTTAAAAGGTGGTCAATGTGCTTCATCAAAGGAAAAAATGGAAACCGCCACCTGGTGGGTGAACCTGTCCAGCATCAGTAGCATTCATCACATTACCATCTACTACAGGACAAACAACAAGCCATGGCCCA GTTCACGTCATAAACTTCCGTCGAGTTTTTTGGGTTTTTCGTTATATGTATCCAACACAACAGAAATATCAGAAGGAAGGCTGTGTTTCAAGGACAACCATTATACAGTTACCACAATACCTCCGGTTTTTACTGTCGTATGTCCTATGCATGGACAATATGTCATTTATTACAATGAGCGACTTAAAGGAGTTACATATTCTAGCGGGTATAATTCTGAAGCTCTCATCAAACTCTGTGAAGTTGAAGTTTATG GTTGTCCAGCAACAGGATATTACGGATTTAACTGCTCCATTCCCTGTCCAGATGTCAACTGTCAGTACTGTCACATAAGGACGGGGACCTGTCAAGGATGTAAACCCGGGTATCGAGGTCACAGATGCGAAATGT CTTGTGGCAAAGGATTATATGGTGATGGTTGCCTTGAAGCATGTGGACAATGTCGTAACCTTACGCAGTGCCTAAAATCTAATGGATCATGTTTAACTGGATGCAATGCTGGCTATCAGGGGGCTATTTGCAAAACGC ATTGCGACAAAGGTTCATATGGTGTGAATTGCAACAGTACATGTGGACACTGCCGTGACTTAAACCACTGCTTTCACGTTGATGGGATATGTTTAACTggatgtgatgctggttatATTGGAGAGTTATGTGAAAAAA CTTGTGACAGTGGATCCTATGGTGTTGACTGCAATGAAACATGTGGACACTGTCGTGACCTAAACCAGTGTTTCTACATTAACGGTTCATGTTTAACAGGATGTGATAATGGTTTTCAAGGGGATAAGTGTATCCATC CTTGTGAAGGCGGATTGTATGGTGTAAACTGCAATGAAACTTGTGGCCATTGTAAGAACATAACCCAATGTTTTAATGGCAATGGAAGCTGTTTAACTGGGTGTAAACCCGGGTACCAAGAGGAGTTATGCAAATCAc CTTGTGACAGGGGATTGTACGGCAACGACTGTAACGAGACTTGTGGACATTGCATTGATATAGATGAATGCTTCCATATCAATGGAACGTGCTTAACTGGATGTGCTGCTGGTTATCTGGGGGACTTGTGTAACAAAT catGTGATATCGGATACTACGGAAGAGGGTGTCAACAGAAATGCAgcatattttgcaaaatatcaCATGACTGCAATCCTGTTTCTGGACATTGCAACATGGGATGTAAAAATGGTTGGAAAGGCCATGAATGTTTAGAAa TATCAACAATAACAACTGGGGTTGATAGCTGGCTAGTTTTGTTTTACGGTCTCCTTTTTGTCCTCGCCTTTTTCGGCCTTGTCATAATCGTTGGAATATATGCACTACGTATGATATCGACTCG AAAGTTGTTGCTTAATGACCAACATTGCAACGAACTGGATGAAAGGTCTAGCAATGTAGTCGCCACCCGTGCCTCAGGAGCATTTTTCTATTATTACCGAGAGAACGATGAACCAGTTTGCACATATGTCTCAAGAACA AATCCTGCATACGAAGATTCCTTGTGA